One window of Drosophila busckii strain San Diego stock center, stock number 13000-0081.31 chromosome 3L, ASM1175060v1, whole genome shotgun sequence genomic DNA carries:
- the LOC108598418 gene encoding guanylate kinase, producing MISFLFIVNRALSGMAHASIGPRPLVLCGPSGSGKSTLLKRLFAEFPDKFGFSVSHTTRRPREGEEHGVHYYFVDRADMEQAIINDEFIETAEFTGNMYGTSKEAVRDIQSQGRVCILDIEQKGVEQIKKTDLNPILIFNNPPTIDELERRLRKRGSETEESLRKRLMAAEVEIAYGLTPGNFHKVINNVDIDVAYEQFRDFVVEELKKQEAQGVHFN from the coding sequence ATGATAAGCTTTCTGTTTATTGTTAATCGTGCACTCAGCGGCATGGCACACGCTAGCATTGGTCCGCGTCCACTTGTGCTTTGCGGCCCTTCCGGGTCCGGCAAGAGCACGCTACTGAAACGTTTGTTTGCCGAATTTCCGGATAAATTTGGCTTCAGTGTATCACACACCACACGTCGTCCTCGCGAGGGCGAGGAGCATGGCGTACATTATTACTTTGTGGATCGCGCAGATATGGAGCAGGCTATAATCAATGATGAGTTTATTGAGACGGCCGAGTTCACTGGAAATATGTACGGCACCAGCAAGGAAGCGGTGCGCGACATACAGAGCCAGGGACGTGTATGTATACTTGACATCGAACAAAAGGGCGTGGAGCAAATTAAGAAGACCGATCTCAATCCCATTCTAATCTTCAATAATCCACCAACCATTGACGAGCTGGAGCGTCGTCTTCGCAAACGCGGCAGTGAAACTGAGGAATCTTTACGCAAACGTCTTATGGCAGCCGAAGTGGAGATTGCCTATGGATTGACCCCAGGCAATTTTCACAAGGTGATCAACAATGTGGACATTGATGTGGCTTACGAGCAGTTTCGCGACTTTGTGGTGGAGGAGCTTAAGAAGCAGGAGGCGCAGGGCGTGCACTTTAATTAG
- the LOC108600735 gene encoding ninjurin-1 isoform X2, with amino-acid sequence MSAANQITIQMDKLPTREVSPNNHSNHSNSTDDIDGRNKRNTRLSRAEDGEVMPKQPNGGRRPSYMFPGYAGPGFVNINGVETPIPDVNAYQHKKTLAQGMMDLALLSANANQLRYVLETSTAHPYFYPSLIFISLSIIFQIAVGVGLIWNGRYNIKDEKEICRANKINNYTVIGIFIVTVVNVLISSFGPVERASGTPT; translated from the exons ATGAGTGCAGCGAACCAAATAACAATCCAAATGGATAAGCTACCCACTAGGGAAGTTTCACCAAATAATCAT aGTAATCATAGCAATAGTACTGATGACATCGATGGACGCAATAAACGCAATACACGCTTATCAAGAGCAG AGGATGGCGAAGTCATGCCTAAGCAGCCCAATGGCGGAAGGCGTCCAAGTTATATGTTCCCTGGCTACGCAGGACCAGGATTCGTCAATATCAATGGTGTGGAAACACCAATTCCGGACGTTAATGCTTATCAGCACAAAAAGACGTTAGCGCAGGGCATGATGGACTTGGCGCTGCTCTCTGCAAATGCCAACCAGCTGCGTTATGTACTGGAAACAAGCACTGCGCATCCATACTTTTATCCCAGTTTAATATTCATTTCGCTGAGTATTATATTTCAA ATTGCAGTCGGTGTTGGCCTTATATGGAACGGCAGGTACAACATCAAAGACGAAAAGGAGATCTGTcgcgcaaacaaaattaataattacacaGTCATTGGCATTTTCATTGTTACTGTTGTCAATGTTTTAATATCATCGTTTGGCCCCGTCGAACGAGCATCTGGCACTCCTACATAG
- the LOC108600735 gene encoding ninjurin-1 isoform X3, whose protein sequence is MQFSMPEISDDDNDERSNVNGSHNSGVDDGLLEDGEVMPKQPNGGRRPSYMFPGYAGPGFVNINGVETPIPDVNAYQHKKTLAQGMMDLALLSANANQLRYVLETSTAHPYFYPSLIFISLSIIFQIAVGVGLIWNGRYNIKDEKEICRANKINNYTVIGIFIVTVVNVLISSFGPVERASGTPT, encoded by the exons atgcaattttcaa TGCCCGAAATTtctgatgatgataatgatgaacGTTCCAATGTCAATGGCTCGCACAATTCTGGCGTGGATGATGGTCTGTTAGAGGATGGCGAAGTCATGCCTAAGCAGCCCAATGGCGGAAGGCGTCCAAGTTATATGTTCCCTGGCTACGCAGGACCAGGATTCGTCAATATCAATGGTGTGGAAACACCAATTCCGGACGTTAATGCTTATCAGCACAAAAAGACGTTAGCGCAGGGCATGATGGACTTGGCGCTGCTCTCTGCAAATGCCAACCAGCTGCGTTATGTACTGGAAACAAGCACTGCGCATCCATACTTTTATCCCAGTTTAATATTCATTTCGCTGAGTATTATATTTCAA ATTGCAGTCGGTGTTGGCCTTATATGGAACGGCAGGTACAACATCAAAGACGAAAAGGAGATCTGTcgcgcaaacaaaattaataattacacaGTCATTGGCATTTTCATTGTTACTGTTGTCAATGTTTTAATATCATCGTTTGGCCCCGTCGAACGAGCATCTGGCACTCCTACATAG
- the LOC108600733 gene encoding uncharacterized protein LOC108600733 codes for MSEAEANNNSVAQSQARTILDVQQSFAESLAFSEDIIWDLLSEEQAHVLRSKIANLLRCEADTALVVQGDVAKQKELEKQKRSFENMREILFNSVWEQRKYTNRQSLTSIFYVLVATDEEDHNIAQNSRKWSCHPVFRARRCVSGNDRLNSSSSDCCMIFVDEVGRVYQNWKAYVENNELPAGIMVAPRRGVYTLVQQKVMLENWQTPAGSTLHKALGHADKGAAFAGFGAALVPLAALIAPVAAPLMAGAAVVGLASAGYATLRSGSQLIDRSRHEQSINVTDRAARGQWIGVVAGGVGLGAAGATSVMTAATSAGREVSAITQMAVNGMNISSIMISGTGLANGIIDLVLKTQDGDDISAMDVLQLSASLVLFTHSVYNFKLASTIINETANSRIAGYRETLSNRQRKMFDKISKETIRTKGATQGRMDIIRNVNEMPSRQEFNDLYKINKDLNKKGVRPSFASNGKGIVLNDQVQTSGAELRASVQHGVGADVLGQVSQPIPNSHHSHGAGSVKAAAASFMGPSRLLGPGPNLLESTPDNKKYALGVLVLRISSVVINGVVVALKNYGESIFEHIINAESFETVLLSLADNLSPEIMKYILFITETFMDAMWEELNTVLKFYISSESVMYRIGKTILDKYRNYTAEQLYLVYDHIFNTVKDYFLSLNPNSFGNLLTKCTVCEGFYKICSL; via the exons ATGAGTGAAGCAGAGGCTAACAATAATAGCGTTGCGCAAAGCCAAGCGCGCACCATACTTGATGTCCAGCAATCGTTTGCCGAATCGCTGGCCTTTAGTGAAGATATAATCTGGGATCT tttgtcTGAAGAGCAAGCTCATGTTTTGCGttcaaaaattgcaaatcttTTACGCTGTGAAGCGGACACAGCTTTGGTGGTTCAAGGCGATGTTGCGAAGCAAAAAGAAttggaaaaacaaaagcgatcTTTTGAAAATATGCGAGAGATATTGTTTAATAGTGTGTGGGAGCAGA GAAAATATACCAATCGTCAATCCTTGACGTCCATATTCTATGTGCTGGTGGCCACAGATGAAGAAGATCACAATATAGCACAGAACTCTAGAAAATGGTCCTGCCACCCAGTGTTTCGTGCACGTCGCTGCGTTT CTGGCAACGATCgcttaaacagcagcagctccgatTGCTGCATGATTTTTGTAGATGAAGTTGGCCGTGTCTATCAGAATTGGAAGGCCTATGTGGAAAACAATGAGCTTCCAGCAGGCATTATGGTGGCTCCCCGTCGTGGGGTCTACACTTTGGTTCAGCAAAAGGTGATGCTGGAGAATTGGCAGACACCGGCGGGCAGCACGCTGCATAAGGCGCTTGGCCATGCGGACAAGGGAGCTGCCTTTGCCGGTTTTGGGGCTGCGCTTGTACCGCTTGCTGCTTTGATAGCACCTGTAGCGGCTCCACTTAtggctggtgctgctgttgttggcctaGCTAGTGCTGGATATGCAACACTGCGTTCTGGCTCCCAGCTGATAGATCGTAGCAGGCATGAGCAGTCAATAAATGTTACCGATCGTGCAGCGCGTGGTCAGTGGATCGGCGTAGTTGCTGGTGGAGTAGGATTAGGCGCAGCTGGAGCGACTAGTGTCATGACTGCTGCCACCAGTGCAGGTCGTGAAGTGAGTGCGATAACGCAAATGGCCGTTAATGGCATGAATATATCCTCCATTATGATATCGGGCACTGGTTTGGCTAATGGAATTATTGATTTAGTGCTG AAAACTCAAGATGGGGACGATATCTCTGCCATGGACGTACTGCAGTTGTCCGCCTCGCTGGTCTTGTTTACCCACAGTGTCTACAACTTTAAGCTGGCATCAACTATTATCAATGAGACAGCCAACAGTAGAATAGCAGGCTATCGCGAAACTTTAAGCAATCGACAAAG GAAAATGTTCGACAAGATAAGCAAAGAAACTATACGCACCAAGGGCGCGACGCAGGGGAGAATGGATATAATACGCAATGTGAACGAAATGCCATCGCGGCAAGAGTTTAATGATTTGTACAAGATCAACAAAGATCTGAACAAAAAGGGAGTACGTCCAAGTTTTGCCTCCAATGGCAAAGGTATTGTGCTAAATGATCAGGTGCAGACCAGCGGAGCTGAGTTGCGTGCCAGTGTGCAGCATGGTGTTGGCGCCGATGTGCTTGGCCAGGTATCGCAACCCATACCGAATAGTCATCACAGTCATGGTGCAGGCAGCGtcaaggcagcagctgcctccTTCATGGGACCCTCACGTTTGTTGGGCCCAGGACCCAATTTGCTGGAGTCAACGCCGGATAACAAAAAGTATGCCTTGGGCGTCCTTGTCTTGCGTATCAGCTCCGTCGTCATTAATGGTGTGGTAGTGGCGCTGAAGAACTATGGAGAGTCGATCTTCGAGCATATTATTAATGCTGAGAGTTTTGAAACTGTGCTGCTCTCTCTAGCGGATAATTTAAGTCCAGAAATTATGAAGTATATACTGTTTATAACGGAAACCTTTATGGACGCCATGTGGGAGGAGCTTAATACGGTgctcaaattttatatatccTCCGAGTCGGTTATGTATCGAATTGGCAAAACAATTTTGGATAAATATAGAAACTATACAGCGGAGCAACTTTACTTAGTCTACGACCATATCTTCAACACAGTGAAGGATTACTTCTTGTCCCTTAATCCAAACTCGTTTGGAAATCTGCTCACAAAATGCACGGTATGTGAAGGtttctataaaatatgtagCTTGTGA
- the LOC108598711 gene encoding protein ST7 homolog produces the protein MWDSSMFLSTLTPKFYVALTGTSSLISGLILIFEWWYFRKYGTSFIEQVSINHISPWINGNDPQSDNGSSSSSGSSSSSSGGGGVNSGGNSANSTTSTGTPECKVWRNPLNLFRGAEYQRFFWATSKEPLTYYDMNLSAQDHQTFFTCEGDARKEEYEIMQTAWRERNPMQRIKSAHSALEINPECAPAYILLAEEEAMTIVEAEKILKTALKVAEINYRRSQATQHQGAIADGVHRRDTNVLIYIKRRLAMCARKLGKLKEAAKMFRDLTKEIPSIMSVLNIHENLIETLLEMQAYADCHAILAKYDDISLPKSATICYTAALLKARAVADKFSPDIASKRGLSPAEMSAVEAIHRAVEFNPHVPKYLLETKPLILPPEHILKRGDSEALAYAFFHLKHWKQVEGALNLLHCTWEGTFRMLPYPLERGHLFYPYPTCTECADRELLPAFHEVSVYPKKELPFFILFTAGLCSFTALLALLTHQYPEPMGILAQTVLTWMLYPIQLLKERIEAFWPCNLLQQLSRV, from the exons atgtgggACTCTTCCATGTTTCTAAGCACACTGACGCCAAAATTTTATGTTGCACTTACTGGCACCTCAAGTTTAATATCTGGCCTAATACTCATTTTTGAATGGTGGTATTTTCGCAAATATGGTACTTCGTTTATCG AACAAGTATCGATCAATCACATTAGTCCCTGGATAAATGGAAATGATCCACAATCAGATAATggaagcagcagtagcagtggctcgagcagcagcagcagtggcggtggcggtgtgAATAGTGGTGGGAACAGTGCAAATTCAACTACAAGTACTGGCACGCCAGAATGCAAAGTTTGGCGCAATCCATTAAATCTCTTTCGCGGTGCTGAATATCAGCGATTCTTTTGGGCTACCAGCAAGGAGCCATTGACCTACTACGATATGAATTTAAGCGCACAAGATCATCAGACATTCTTTACTTGCGAGGGGGATGCACGCAAGGAGGAATATGAAATTATGCAGACGGCATGGCGTGAACGCAATCCCATGCAACGCATCAAATCCGCCCACAGCGCGTTAGAGATTAATCCTGAGTGTGCGCCAGCTTACATACTGCTCGCCGAGGAGGAGGCCATGACCATAGTGGAGGCGGAGAAGATACTGAAGACGGCTCTAAAGGTGGCTGAGATCAACTATCGTAGGTCGCAGGCAACACAGCACCAGGGTGCCATAGCGGATGGCGTGCATCGGCGGGACACCAATGTGCTCATCTATATCAAGCGTAGACTCGCCATGTGCGCTAGGAAGCTAGGTAAGCTAAAGGAGGCGGCCAAGATGTTTCGCGATCTGACCAAAGAGATTCCCTCGATTATGAGCGTCCTCAACATACACGAGAATCTAATTGAGACGCTGCTCGAGATGCAGGCCTATGCCGATTGTCATGCCATACTGGCTAAGTACGATGATATCTCGCTACCGAAATCCGCAACCATTTGCTATACAGCTGCGTTGTTAAAGGCTCGCGCCGTGGCGGATAAATTCTCACCGGATATTGCCTCAAAGCGTGGTCTAAGTCCGGCTGAAATGAGCGCCGTAGAGGCCATACATCGGGCTGTCGAGTTTAATCCGCATGTGCCCAAATATTTGCTGGAGACAAAGCCACTTATTCTGCCGCCCGAGCATATACTCAAGCGTGGCGACTCCGAGGCATTGGCCTATGCATTCTTTCATTTGAAGCACTGGAAGCAGGTGGAGGGCGCATTGAATTTGCTTCACTGCACCTGGGAGGGCACATTCCGTATGCTGCCCTATCCACTAGAGCGTGGTCATCTCTTTTATCCATATCCCACATGCACTGAGTGCGCTGATCGCGAACTGCTGCCAGCTTTCCATGAGGTCTCTGTCTATCCCAAGAAGGAGCTGCCATTTTTCATATTGTTTACGGCCGGACTGTGCAGCTTTACGGCATTGCTAGCATTGCTCACGCATCAGTATCCAGAGCCAATGGGTATCTTGGCACAAACTGTACTTACCTGGATGCTGTACCCCATTCAATTGCTCAAGGAGCGCATCGAGGCGTTCTGGCCCTGTAATCTGCTCCAGCAATTATCGCGCGTTTAA
- the LOC108598420 gene encoding uncharacterized protein LOC108598420: MLALRYILLIVLILGINCVSSAPATAEARRARRQIDLTLSAEHDDKDAETELALEAIAGLWSSADSRTKIDGSARVVHRSNGLETGSEQDWRLGVRVVFT, encoded by the exons ATGCTAGCACTACGCTACATATTGTTAATCGTGCTCATCTTGGGTATTAACTGTGTGTCAAGCGCTCCGGCTACAGCTGAAGCGCGCCGAGCAAGACGTCAGATTGATTTGACTCTGTCGGCAGAGCACGATGACAAGGATGCTGAAACTGAGCTAGCTTTGGAAGCTATTGCGGGACTCTGGAGCAGCGCAGACAGTCGCACCAAAATTGATGGCTCTGCCAGGGTGGTGCATCGCAGCAATGGATTAGAAACGG GTTCGGAGCAGGATTGGCGCTTAGGCGTGCGTGTCGTCTTCACTTAG
- the LOC108598419 gene encoding NADH dehydrogenase [ubiquinone] 1 alpha subcomplex subunit 5 — protein sequence MARIVKASTGLTGLAVASNPHHTLSALYGKILRAVAKMPQDASYRKNTEQLVKQRAEAVCNNKDITALEKAVGCGQVEELIVQAENELMLARKMLGWKPWEKLVQPAPPKQWDWPPAQIMDPKV from the exons ATGGCCAGAATAGTTAAAGCG TCCACAGGCTTGACCGGCTTGGCCGTGGCATCCAATCCTCATCACACACTATCTGCGCTATACGGCAAGATTTTGCGCGCTGTGGCCAAGATGCCACAGGACGCCAGCTATCGGAAGAACACGGAGCAGTTGGTCAAGCAGCGCGCGGAGGCTGTGTGCAAT AACAAGGACATAACCGCCTTAGAAAAGGCTGTTGGTTGCGGTCAGGTGGAGGAGCTCATTGTACAGGCGGAAAATGAATTGATGTTGGCACGCAAGATGCTCGGCTGGAAGCCATGGGAGAAACTGGTTCAGCCAGCACCACCCAAGCAATGGGACTGGCCACCAGCACAGATTATGGATCCCAAAGTTTAA
- the LOC108600735 gene encoding uncharacterized protein LOC108600735 isoform X1, whose amino-acid sequence MSAANQITIQMDKLPTREVSPNNHSNHSNSTDDIDGRNKRNTRLSRAVPEISDDDNDERSNVNGSHNSGVDDGLLEDGEVMPKQPNGGRRPSYMFPGYAGPGFVNINGVETPIPDVNAYQHKKTLAQGMMDLALLSANANQLRYVLETSTAHPYFYPSLIFISLSIIFQIAVGVGLIWNGRYNIKDEKEICRANKINNYTVIGIFIVTVVNVLISSFGPVERASGTPT is encoded by the exons ATGAGTGCAGCGAACCAAATAACAATCCAAATGGATAAGCTACCCACTAGGGAAGTTTCACCAAATAATCAT aGTAATCATAGCAATAGTACTGATGACATCGATGGACGCAATAAACGCAATACACGCTTATCAAGAGCAG TGCCCGAAATTtctgatgatgataatgatgaacGTTCCAATGTCAATGGCTCGCACAATTCTGGCGTGGATGATGGTCTGTTAGAGGATGGCGAAGTCATGCCTAAGCAGCCCAATGGCGGAAGGCGTCCAAGTTATATGTTCCCTGGCTACGCAGGACCAGGATTCGTCAATATCAATGGTGTGGAAACACCAATTCCGGACGTTAATGCTTATCAGCACAAAAAGACGTTAGCGCAGGGCATGATGGACTTGGCGCTGCTCTCTGCAAATGCCAACCAGCTGCGTTATGTACTGGAAACAAGCACTGCGCATCCATACTTTTATCCCAGTTTAATATTCATTTCGCTGAGTATTATATTTCAA ATTGCAGTCGGTGTTGGCCTTATATGGAACGGCAGGTACAACATCAAAGACGAAAAGGAGATCTGTcgcgcaaacaaaattaataattacacaGTCATTGGCATTTTCATTGTTACTGTTGTCAATGTTTTAATATCATCGTTTGGCCCCGTCGAACGAGCATCTGGCACTCCTACATAG
- the LOC108600736 gene encoding uncharacterized protein LOC108600736 translates to MSSAKEYYKELTAITAKCTLCLKVIKTSGTNMIPHLKNKHQDAFLKCSKKITKGEGDQLEQQSIQGAFLGAANKNAKDRRVTDSLIHMICKDNMPVRCVEKEGCKTL, encoded by the exons ATGAGTTCGGCAAAAGAATATTATAAAGAGTTGACAGCTATTACAGCGAAATGCACATTGtgcttaaaagtaattaagaCCAGCGGAACCAATATGATACCGCACCTTAAAAATAAGCACCAAGATGCTTTCTTAAAATGTTCAAAG AAAATCACCAAAGGTGAAGGTGACCAACTCGAACAACAGAGCATACAAGGAGCTTTTTTGggtgcagcaaataaaaacg CAAAAGACCGAAGAGTTACCGATTCCTTGATCCATATGATATGCAAGGATAATATGCCCGTAAGATGTGTGGAAAAAGAGGGATGCAAAACTTTGTGA